Proteins co-encoded in one Plectropomus leopardus isolate mb chromosome 14, YSFRI_Pleo_2.0, whole genome shotgun sequence genomic window:
- the LOC121953860 gene encoding E3 ubiquitin-protein ligase MSL2-like, with protein sequence MNPVNATALYVSASRAVLQCDPRQPHSFADMYTLLPFFRESLACLVCGKLLQDPISPTHAECQHYVCLGCKGQKMQIRPSCSRCRDYSCFQENKQLSLLVQCYRKLCLYVTHSPLLQSISSHVGGSPEIMALLDEVLMSHEEEMETEDPSLAQEDVNPSAPESLTPTEAPPVPTELSAVPQSSSSDPPCSNGPQECNGEVLEDLDPSSPELEVCELVEEQPQAGLSVSNTGCGGLELSLTTGPLAPTPGTVCSLRDGESSSRELEEGEVLLLSVEEVLQTLDPLQPGRDSPHSQPERIHTHAHITTDRAHAQMYLQLDAAHNYTQIQTDRTNTVASHGAHIHTSSFDPPPTSKPPPVRLKRKRSRSESDREKVKPLPIASILQGPSSHIHTPNPPQTLHIQPPTPSLTVPAHTYSSLPNGAAPKPSRPAPNHNKGARKHVDPGPKKPHAKARSSGGSKTKDTSKDQRLMSGCLVPPAPVRPPYKKPVEKKGCKCGRATQNPSVLTCRGQRCPCYSNRKACLDCICRGCQNSYMANGEKKLEAFAVPEKALEQTRLTLGINLTSITAAAALRNPATTSIRANTLLNVATATGTPVTTAFLSPSPPQDPNYEDSLELLIG encoded by the exons ATGAACCCCGTGAATGCAACCGCTCTGTACGTGTCCGCCAGCCGGGCCGTGCTGCAGTGTGACCCGCGGCAGCCTCACAGCTTCGCAGACATGTACACGCTACTGCCCTTCTTCAGAGAGTCCCTTGCATGCCTCGTCTGTG GTAAACTGCTCCAGGATCCCATTTCCCCAACACATGCAGAGTGTCAGCATTATGTCTGCTTGGGCTGTAAAGGCCAGAAGATGCAGATAAGGCCGTCGTGCAGCCGCTGTAGGGACTACTCCTGCTTccaggaaaacaaacagctctctTTGCTGGTGCAGTGCTACAGGAAGCTTTGTCTCTACGTAACTCATTCACCGTTGCTGCAGTCAATCAGCAGCCATGTAGGAGGGTCCCCAGAGATTATGGCCTTGCTTGATGAAGTGCTGATGTCACATGAagaggagatggagacagaAGACCCAAGTCTAGCACAGGAAGATGTGAATCCATCTGCCCCTGAATCCCTCACCCCCACAGAGGCACCACCTGTTCCTACCGAGCTCTCAGCTGTGCCCCAGAGCTCGTCCTCTGACCCTCCCTGTTCCAATGGACCACAGGAATGCAATGGAGAAGTGCTGGAGGACCTGGATCCCTCTTCTCCAGAGCTGGAAGTATGCGAGCTGGTAGAGGAGCAGCCACAGGCAGGCCTGTCTGTGTCCAATACTGGTTGTGGTGGTCTGGAACTGAGTCTGACCACTGGACCTTTAGCCCCAACTCCAGGCACTGTGTGCTCACTCAGGGATGGGGAATCTAGCAGCAGGGAgctggaggagggggaggtgttGCTCCTAAGTGTGGAGGAGGTGTTACAGACTTTGGATCCCCTTCAGCCCGGTCGAGATTCTCCACATTCACAGCCAGAACGAatacacactcacgcacacatcACCACGGACAGAGCACACGCTCAGATGTACCTACAGCTGGATGCAGCTCACAACTACACACAGATTCAAACAGACAGGACTAACACAGTGGCAAGTCATGgtgctcacatacacacatcctcCTTCGATCCTCCTCCAACCTCCAAGCCCCCGCCGGTCCGCCTTAAACGGAAACGTTCTCGTTCAGAGAGTGACAGGGAAAAGGTGAAACCCCTCCCTATCGCCTCCATCCTACAGGGCCCCTcctcacatatacacactccAAACCCCCCTCAGACACTTCACATACAACCACCTACGCCCTCCTTAACTGTACCAGCACACACATACTCATCCCTTCCTAACGGGGCAGCCCCCAAGCCCAGTCGCCCCGCACCAAATCACAACAAAGGTGCCAGAAAGCATGTTGATCCGGGCCCTAAGAAGCCCCATGCGAAGGCCCGCAGCAGTGGAGGGTCCAAGACCAAGGACACAAGCAAAGACCAGCGGTTGATGTCTGGCTGCCTTGTGCCCCCGGCACCTGTTCGCCCTCCGTATAAGAAACCAGTGGAGAAGAAGGGCTGCAAGTGTGGCAGGGCTACCCAGAATCCATCTGTGCTGACCTGCAGGGGGCAGCGCTGTCCCTGCTACTCAAACCGCAAG GCATGCTTGGATTGTATCTGTCGAGGTTGTCAGAACTCCTACATGGCCAACGGGGAGAAGAAGCTTGAGGCCTTTGCCGTGCCGGAAAAAGCCCTGGAACAGACGCGGCTCACGCTCGGTATCAACCTCACCAGCATCACGGCAGCCGCGGCACTCCGCAACCCAGCAACCACCAGCATCCGTGCTAACACCCTTCTCAACGTCGCCACAGCCACGGGGACCCCTGTAACCACGGCCTTCCTGTCCCCCAGTCCCCCACAAGACCCCAACTATGAGGACAGCCTGGAGCTGCTGATTGGATGA